A region of the Siniperca chuatsi isolate FFG_IHB_CAS linkage group LG23, ASM2008510v1, whole genome shotgun sequence genome:
TTAGTTGCGCCAGCTAGCTATAGCTGCTAGCTGCTGTGCCACCGTTATTTCGTGTCGTCACTACGTGTCGTTCTAGAATGAAATgcttgacaggcgtagcaacagtaactaaggggggcggggcttagcgAAACGTCAGTTGATACACAGATATAACACCACAGAGAAGATGACGTGTTACCCAGGCGTCAGCTCTGAGGATACCCTGCCCAGGCGCAGTGCTCGCTATCCAGGCCTTCACTTCCGCAGACAGGCCCTGGAAGCCCCATAACTGACTGTGGATATCCCTGGAAAACCAGAAGGAACACAAGGTTACACAATCCTAACAGCCAGATTTGAGGTGAAACAACAGGGGGCTTTTATCTGATTTTATACCGATAGATGGTCCTGGTCAGTGCCTGAGCGGGTCTCAGCATGTGGAGAGGAGTTGGTAGCCAGTTCGTCTGTCTGCTGGCCCATTCCCGGTTCAGCTGGTCTCCAATTGCAGCCAACTGGTGCCCAAAGGCCCGTGCAGCCCTGTCGTTGATCCTGGAGGAGTAACACACATGACTCTTGTTTTATTACCAAGATTTTCACAATGTTCAAAGTGCTGTCAGGGGAGTATGATGGCATTTTGAGAAAGTGTgcttaatttttgtattttttcaaattaatcaggtgtaaacaacacaacaaaaacataatccCACACCCAAGTGATTCTCCAAACAAAAGCTcgtttttatatattgtttgtttttggtacaACTGATCCCACACGGTCTGTTGGCTGAGGCCAGTCTGTCTGAGCGGTGTGTTGTTATGACTGAGTGGGGAAGGGCCTGTACGGTACCTGAGGTTCACGTCAAACAGGGTG
Encoded here:
- the bik gene encoding bcl-2-interacting killer; this translates as MVEQSRQPSRVVSLQAGPDEVDTDTLFDVNLRINDRAARAFGHQLAAIGDQLNREWASRQTNWLPTPLHMLRPAQALTRTIYRDIHSQLWGFQGLSAEVKAWIASTAPGQGILRADAWVSNLKPVTCTGWTRGTLVTVALVAAVTIFSARWVEWKA